In Risungbinella massiliensis, a single window of DNA contains:
- a CDS encoding helix-turn-helix domain-containing protein, with protein sequence MKKILDPQDYKKLGDLLKQKRKQANLRQEDLADSEISVSTISNIERGLSNVKLDKIEYLCEKLSVSVEDHLNIFIQDEKAKLEDLERKLFFIETRIDTKKFEFALSDLKSLGVESNHLPKIQAKIHY encoded by the coding sequence GTGAAAAAAATTTTAGATCCACAAGACTACAAAAAACTCGGTGATTTGCTAAAACAAAAGCGAAAACAAGCAAATCTAAGACAGGAAGACCTAGCAGATAGCGAAATCTCCGTATCTACCATCAGTAACATAGAGCGTGGTTTAAGCAATGTCAAATTAGACAAGATCGAGTATTTATGTGAAAAACTCTCTGTCTCAGTAGAAGATCATTTAAATATTTTTATCCAGGATGAGAAAGCCAAACTAGAAGATCTAGAAAGAAAGCTGTTTTTCATCGAAACACGTATTGACACCAAAAAATTTGAGTTCGCATTGTCAGATTTAAAAAGTCTAGGTGTCGAAAGTAACCACTTGCCGAAGATACAAGCCAAAATACATTACTAA